Proteins encoded in a region of the bacterium genome:
- a CDS encoding diguanylate cyclase: MKELSGEFLDKIQIGIVVIDRNKRVLFSNLHALRLLGKKGYTQETFCYEFLKCDNCPCDDCYLQDETGLIDICEIKPADTDEVIECIRTKLDSGSILVQLRDITSYRVLQSELDQAMISDSKSGLLKNSLIHDHLQREMSRARRFGTNIGLIMLRISDLAHPGVNSIPSIVTRILRGIGEILGNDLRAYDLAFRYDRDTFAVILPGEDLDSSLGVADRLYSKIKNLGIQRARVGVANMGSATSADDVIDAAKRALYVAEHSDQPISSI, translated from the coding sequence ATGAAGGAATTATCCGGGGAATTCCTCGATAAGATCCAAATTGGAATCGTGGTGATCGATCGGAATAAGCGTGTATTGTTTTCAAATTTGCATGCCCTTCGATTGCTTGGGAAAAAGGGATACACTCAGGAAACCTTCTGTTACGAATTTCTTAAATGTGATAATTGTCCCTGCGACGATTGTTATTTACAGGATGAAACCGGTCTAATCGATATTTGTGAGATAAAGCCCGCCGATACGGATGAAGTCATCGAATGTATCCGGACTAAACTCGATTCGGGTAGCATCTTAGTGCAGCTTCGTGATATTACTTCCTATAGGGTTCTGCAAAGCGAGCTAGATCAAGCTATGATTTCGGACTCCAAAAGCGGCTTGCTAAAAAATAGCCTTATTCATGATCATTTGCAACGCGAGATGAGCCGTGCACGGCGGTTCGGAACGAATATCGGTCTTATTATGCTTAGGATTAGCGATTTAGCTCATCCGGGAGTTAACAGCATTCCCTCCATTGTTACAAGGATTCTCAGGGGCATCGGCGAAATTCTAGGGAATGATCTTCGCGCTTATGATCTCGCTTTTCGTTATGACAGGGACACCTTTGCGGTGATACTTCCAGGAGAGGACCTCGACTCCAGTTTAGGCGTTGCCGATAGGCTTTATTCCAAAATAAAAAACTTGGGAATTCAAAGAGCCCGTGTAGGAGTAGCGAACATGGGCTCGGCAACATCTGCCGATGATGTTATCGATGCGGCCAAACGCGCCCTTTATGTTGCTGAGCACTCGGACCAACCTATATCTTCCATATAA
- a CDS encoding sensor domain-containing diguanylate cyclase, whose product MNEHIVKALDIIEDGLLIVNRDYIIEFINEPAKKLLRSEELIGKTSYEAIWGRANLEGRSPSFMSFETHEVASAERTFDDGTCLFVRSYPLDDDHLVITVWDVSDYVSLENRLKKSGTDPVTGLRNSDGFREELEKELDRSKRTDTDVTLMFISIDSIPGDTEETHESHLMKIAEIIIDTARSYDLIFRLHSDTFAVLMPHCTEDAAKKTAERLLRRIHNAIGEINSCIGIGGSASAFTGRDMVRLAERALYVAKHRGGNTCVIG is encoded by the coding sequence ATGAACGAACATATTGTAAAAGCACTTGATATTATTGAGGATGGACTTCTCATAGTCAATCGGGATTATATTATTGAATTCATCAATGAACCGGCGAAGAAGCTTTTACGGAGCGAGGAGCTTATTGGCAAAACCTCCTATGAAGCCATTTGGGGGAGAGCTAATCTTGAGGGTCGTTCGCCGAGTTTTATGTCTTTTGAGACCCACGAGGTTGCCAGCGCCGAGCGCACTTTTGATGATGGCACTTGTCTTTTTGTTCGCTCTTACCCTCTTGATGACGATCATCTTGTTATAACAGTTTGGGATGTTTCCGATTATGTTAGTCTTGAGAATAGGCTTAAGAAGTCTGGGACAGATCCTGTAACTGGCCTTCGCAATAGCGATGGTTTTCGTGAGGAGTTGGAGAAGGAGCTTGATCGCTCCAAACGCACAGACACTGATGTCACTCTTATGTTCATTTCGATTGATTCGATTCCTGGAGATACCGAAGAGACGCATGAAAGCCATCTTATGAAGATTGCTGAGATCATCATCGATACAGCTAGAAGCTACGATCTTATTTTCCGTCTTCACAGCGATACATTTGCTGTTTTGATGCCACATTGTACTGAAGATGCTGCAAAAAAGACTGCTGAACGCTTGCTTAGGCGCATCCATAATGCCATTGGGGAGATCAATTCGTGCATTGGTATTGGCGGATCCGCGAGCGCATTTACTGGAAGGGACATGGTTCGTCTTGCGGAGAGAGCGCTTTATGTCGCCAAACACAGGGGCGGTAATACCTGCGTTATCGGATAA
- a CDS encoding DUF933 domain-containing protein, which translates to MLWAMVGLASSGKSTLFKLMTNKGSSGKSGKGLDIAVAHVPDPRVSVLVDIFDPKKISPAEIEFADTLGAVGSGGAVFSELQSAGAMIYCLRAFDSVFGDPTPIKDFRDLMGELVLFDLNILEHKMESIEKSLRTAKPEVKIRIENEMKIIEVLRAHLESGGLIRDLELDPIRAEIVSNFGLLTAKPAVAVFTCGEDYYCNRDRLINELDSAFSGLPSLAIMTLTELELNELDHESAEIFREEYNLTEPVIDRFIMKAYDAAGIITFFTCGEKEVHAWPIRKGSNALEAAGKIHTDLAKGFIRAEVVSYEDILKYHGWAQARNAGHLRVEGKEYIVEDGDTIVIKFAL; encoded by the coding sequence ATGTTATGGGCTATGGTCGGTCTCGCAAGTAGTGGTAAATCGACATTATTTAAATTGATGACAAACAAAGGCTCCTCAGGTAAAAGCGGCAAGGGCCTCGACATTGCGGTTGCACATGTCCCCGATCCTCGCGTAAGCGTGCTGGTTGATATATTCGATCCCAAGAAGATAAGCCCTGCCGAAATTGAGTTTGCAGATACTTTAGGTGCGGTTGGTTCGGGGGGTGCTGTTTTCTCCGAGCTTCAATCTGCGGGTGCAATGATATATTGCCTTCGAGCTTTCGATAGTGTTTTCGGTGATCCTACGCCTATAAAGGATTTTCGCGATCTTATGGGCGAATTGGTTCTTTTTGACTTGAATATTCTCGAGCACAAGATGGAGAGCATTGAAAAATCTCTTCGCACTGCCAAACCCGAGGTAAAGATTCGTATCGAGAATGAGATGAAAATTATCGAAGTGCTGAGAGCGCATCTGGAATCGGGTGGCCTCATTCGCGACCTCGAGCTTGATCCCATTCGCGCAGAGATAGTTTCTAATTTCGGGCTTCTCACCGCAAAGCCTGCAGTAGCTGTTTTCACATGCGGCGAGGATTATTATTGTAATAGAGACCGTTTAATTAATGAGTTAGATTCCGCATTCTCAGGTCTTCCCTCACTTGCCATTATGACACTAACCGAGCTGGAGCTTAACGAGTTAGATCATGAATCTGCGGAGATCTTTCGTGAAGAATATAATTTGACTGAGCCTGTTATCGACAGGTTTATCATGAAAGCTTATGATGCAGCGGGGATCATAACATTTTTCACCTGCGGAGAAAAAGAGGTTCATGCATGGCCTATTCGCAAGGGGTCCAATGCTCTCGAAGCTGCGGGGAAGATACACACTGATTTGGCAAAGGGATTTATTCGTGCCGAGGTGGTTTCTTACGAGGACATACTAAAATATCATGGTTGGGCCCAGGCGCGTAATGCCGGGCATCTTCGAGTCGAGGGCAAGGAATATATTGTCGAGGATGGCGACACGATTGTAATTAAATTTGCGCTTTAA
- a CDS encoding DUF401 family protein → MSATLVVIIAAIIFIVSVRLKVPLGIAFTVSGIVLGFLSGMGVVEVLSTSGKWLISEDTIGLILIVYFLGLMGVILGELGWLSRTVRSLKRLIPNSKISSVLPASLIGFLPMPGGAMLSAPLVEEGAKTMELSRERLTFLNFWFRHLWEYTWPLYPGIILSTVLLDVPASKLISSMWYLSVFSIIPGLVIGFRGVKNAGKNDIKEIGLMLAIKDFLITTWYIWAVVFFVLFLGFEILPIVAIASMITLLILRQSDKKRLEHLKKAFSIKVIGLIAGVMIFKGILESSGTVEVLAKEIAGVPEVVLLFLVPFSIGIITGVNSAFVGLGFPVLVPLIMKNGFDAGNFAFAYTAGFLGVLSSPVHLCLLLTKQYFYASWSGIYKFLAPAVISVFLASIVLLLIQ, encoded by the coding sequence ATGTCCGCTACTCTTGTTGTTATAATTGCTGCGATAATATTTATTGTATCGGTCAGGCTTAAGGTTCCGCTGGGTATAGCTTTCACTGTTAGCGGGATAGTCCTTGGTTTTCTTTCGGGGATGGGTGTTGTCGAGGTTTTATCGACATCGGGTAAATGGCTAATTTCTGAAGACACAATCGGGCTAATACTTATTGTTTACTTTTTGGGTCTCATGGGGGTTATTCTCGGCGAACTCGGTTGGCTTTCGAGAACTGTCAGATCGTTAAAAAGGTTAATACCTAATAGCAAGATAAGCTCTGTTTTACCTGCGAGTTTGATAGGTTTTCTTCCAATGCCAGGCGGCGCGATGCTTTCCGCGCCACTTGTCGAGGAGGGTGCAAAAACGATGGAACTCTCACGGGAGAGATTGACTTTCCTTAATTTCTGGTTCAGACATCTATGGGAATACACATGGCCGCTTTATCCCGGTATTATTCTATCGACTGTTCTTCTCGATGTCCCTGCTAGTAAGCTAATTTCGTCGATGTGGTATCTTTCTGTTTTTTCGATAATCCCCGGACTGGTGATAGGTTTTCGTGGTGTAAAAAACGCAGGCAAGAATGATATTAAAGAAATCGGTCTTATGTTGGCGATAAAGGATTTCTTGATAACGACTTGGTATATCTGGGCTGTAGTTTTTTTCGTGTTATTTCTGGGATTCGAGATACTTCCTATTGTGGCGATTGCGTCAATGATTACTCTGCTTATTTTAAGGCAAAGCGATAAGAAAAGATTGGAGCATCTTAAAAAGGCTTTTTCGATTAAGGTTATCGGGCTTATCGCCGGAGTAATGATATTCAAGGGAATACTTGAATCGAGCGGTACGGTCGAGGTTTTGGCCAAGGAAATAGCAGGTGTTCCCGAGGTAGTATTACTTTTCTTGGTTCCTTTTTCGATTGGGATAATAACTGGTGTTAATTCGGCTTTTGTTGGTTTGGGATTTCCTGTGTTGGTTCCGCTTATAATGAAGAATGGTTTCGATGCGGGGAATTTCGCTTTTGCTTATACCGCCGGATTTCTTGGAGTTCTGTCGAGCCCTGTTCATTTATGTCTTCTATTGACTAAGCAGTATTTTTATGCGAGTTGGTCGGGCATATATAAATTCCTTGCCCCGGCTGTAATTTCCGTTTTTCTTGCATCTATTGTGCTTCTTTTAATTCAATAG
- the amrB gene encoding AmmeMemoRadiSam system protein B yields MTTIVLMILLLFAGCSRSEGNADVSGLSSKEEIMVKQAELAGSWYPGTKSELQQMISGFMENANSPEIEGRAIGIISPHAGLVYSGQTAAYGYKLFAREREKYANSTVIIIGLNHRNAGFSGISVWAEGAWASPLGQTSIDEALADSILKALGDSGSFRKDVYRGENSLETQLPFIQYAFGPSVKIVPIIFGTQSVQASILLAEVLSHHASREDIVIVASTDLSHYHSSDSAKTLDQSFIDAVTSWEPESLISRLQSGRCEACGFGTVLTLMFCARGFGADKVFELNSSNSGESPQGDETSVVGYLSAAFMDSKHNVNKQIDETNNAENINSEYSLSEKQKKYLLQLARRTIEDYINKEEIYSPKLPGDEQLKADGAVFVTLHQDGQLRGCIGQMIAQGPLYLAVRDMAISAAVNDHRFRPVGQDELDKIDIEISVLSPMQEIDDWHKIEIGKHGVWLRKGFNSGVFLPQVGRDTGWSREQFLEELSSQKAGLSRNAYRDSSTQLYIFTVVEFDEGEFGLR; encoded by the coding sequence ATGACTACAATTGTCTTAATGATATTGCTTCTCTTCGCTGGATGTTCGAGAAGCGAGGGCAACGCGGATGTAAGTGGTTTATCCTCGAAGGAGGAGATTATGGTCAAGCAGGCCGAACTGGCCGGAAGCTGGTATCCTGGCACGAAAAGCGAGTTGCAGCAAATGATAAGTGGTTTCATGGAGAACGCAAATTCACCTGAGATCGAAGGCCGAGCCATCGGGATCATATCGCCTCATGCTGGTTTGGTTTATTCGGGGCAGACTGCAGCTTATGGTTATAAGCTATTTGCTCGTGAGCGGGAGAAATATGCTAATTCGACCGTTATTATTATAGGTTTAAATCATCGTAATGCCGGTTTCAGTGGTATAAGCGTTTGGGCGGAGGGTGCTTGGGCCTCGCCCTTGGGGCAAACTTCCATAGATGAGGCCTTGGCTGATAGCATCCTTAAGGCCTTAGGCGACTCGGGTAGTTTTAGAAAAGATGTATATCGCGGTGAAAACTCTTTAGAAACCCAACTTCCTTTTATTCAATACGCTTTTGGGCCTAGCGTAAAGATTGTTCCGATTATTTTCGGGACACAATCTGTGCAGGCAAGCATTTTACTGGCCGAGGTTTTGTCACATCATGCCTCGCGCGAGGATATAGTCATAGTGGCGAGCACCGATCTTTCTCATTATCACAGTAGCGATTCAGCAAAAACACTCGATCAGAGCTTTATTGACGCAGTTACTTCGTGGGAGCCAGAAAGCCTGATTTCGCGTTTGCAATCGGGCAGGTGTGAGGCTTGTGGTTTTGGCACTGTTCTCACTCTTATGTTTTGCGCAAGAGGTTTCGGCGCAGACAAAGTATTCGAGCTCAATTCCTCGAATTCTGGCGAAAGCCCTCAAGGAGACGAAACTAGCGTTGTGGGATACCTTTCCGCAGCTTTTATGGATAGTAAACACAACGTGAATAAGCAGATAGATGAGACAAACAACGCGGAAAACATTAACAGTGAATACTCATTATCCGAGAAACAGAAAAAGTATCTTTTACAACTAGCACGCAGAACTATCGAGGACTATATAAACAAGGAAGAAATTTATAGCCCAAAACTTCCAGGGGACGAACAGTTGAAGGCTGATGGTGCGGTTTTCGTGACGCTTCATCAAGATGGCCAACTTCGAGGTTGCATCGGTCAGATGATCGCGCAGGGGCCGCTTTATCTGGCTGTTCGTGACATGGCTATTTCGGCGGCTGTGAACGATCACCGTTTCAGGCCGGTAGGGCAAGATGAGCTAGACAAGATAGACATCGAAATATCTGTTCTATCCCCGATGCAAGAGATCGATGATTGGCATAAGATTGAAATAGGCAAGCATGGTGTTTGGCTCAGGAAGGGTTTTAACAGTGGGGTTTTTCTTCCACAAGTTGGAAGGGATACGGGTTGGTCTCGCGAGCAGTTCCTTGAAGAGCTATCTTCGCAAAAGGCCGGCCTTTCTCGGAATGCATATAGAGATTCCTCGACTCAACTTTACATCTTCACCGTTGTTGAATTCGACGAAGGTGAATTCGGATTGCGATAG
- a CDS encoding UbiA family prenyltransferase — MLETNTGCRRPLIHRVLDHLFFFRPLLILPIWAPLLLGYWASGGRESECGYPFLLVLGFFLGGWIYGLNQIYDIEGDRINRKNLPLALGLMGVNSAWIMTIASALLALATGFFISIWTGLFTLVGLFMGYLYSHPRFGYKDKPWPALILNGAGHGALVYIIGWCSGGRLDWMLLLRMLPYALAFSGVYIATAIPDIAGDRITKKNTVAVIWGEKKSAIISLVLIILASVSGVFLWEPALFLTGLVALPFYIYALSKGGTAFVRANKVAVLFLNLWICFYVFSYFLFLLVVIIGSRFYYSKRLGVKYP, encoded by the coding sequence GTGCTCGAAACTAATACAGGCTGTCGAAGGCCGCTAATTCATAGAGTTTTAGACCACCTCTTTTTCTTTCGCCCGCTTTTAATCCTTCCGATATGGGCACCGCTCCTACTAGGATATTGGGCTTCGGGCGGTAGGGAATCAGAGTGTGGTTATCCATTTCTTTTAGTTCTCGGGTTTTTTCTCGGTGGCTGGATTTACGGTCTCAATCAGATATATGACATAGAGGGTGACAGGATAAACCGTAAGAACCTTCCTCTTGCGCTTGGTTTAATGGGTGTTAATAGCGCATGGATAATGACTATAGCCTCGGCTTTATTAGCTCTTGCTACTGGTTTTTTTATTAGCATATGGACGGGCTTATTCACATTGGTTGGCCTTTTTATGGGCTATTTATATTCTCATCCGAGGTTTGGATATAAGGACAAGCCATGGCCTGCGCTTATTCTAAATGGTGCTGGACATGGGGCACTTGTTTATATTATTGGTTGGTGTTCCGGTGGTCGGTTAGATTGGATGCTGCTGCTGCGTATGTTGCCTTATGCGTTGGCTTTCTCGGGAGTCTATATTGCAACTGCTATCCCGGATATTGCCGGGGATCGGATCACAAAGAAGAACACAGTCGCGGTTATTTGGGGTGAGAAGAAATCTGCTATTATTTCGCTCGTTTTGATAATTTTGGCTTCAGTTTCCGGTGTCTTCCTTTGGGAACCAGCGCTTTTTTTGACAGGCCTAGTCGCCTTGCCTTTTTACATATATGCTCTTTCAAAAGGTGGCACGGCTTTCGTTAGAGCTAACAAAGTAGCGGTTTTGTTTTTAAATTTATGGATTTGTTTCTATGTTTTCTCTTATTTTTTATTTTTGCTTGTAGTTATAATAGGTTCGAGATTTTATTATTCCAAGAGATTGGGAGTCAAATACCCCTGA
- a CDS encoding DUF3857 domain-containing protein, with protein sequence MRIYTTAILFCFLIFSAFAQHVSKRDVIYTTDGEEFRGELGAIDSDSIVFKTISGEKTFARSEVIRVELAKERPGDWWLTAEEIDDPILNDVLANLPNPEDYLGASYLVLHQSDEYTISLDGTVEHVSRLITQALTERSKDEISLSHMIYFGDLGSGEFIHGRSIAPDGRVLHLDESAIESGPVFAYIPEYNRLMLTKCALGEVAPGSIVDISQKTVQRYSNSLDAFYSTEFFSGEEPIISRELVLRVEAGAQIHWADINWPSAWPKFDLSDEGQFTIFRWSLKDIPPIIAESNMPPDIKFTPSILLSISNGWEKIAADFALALDEALDNPDEINRIAGELTKKKKKPADKARSIYNWVVSEMRFIPAPSQLYSFAPKMLSIVLEKRYANDLDKTVLFYYLCKQAGVKADIGFVSKHESAFDREVPSLGFVPTPVVRLDLEGDEIWAELSSENMPLGVLPNSIMGEPAIIFREKGVEFIRVNPPKTIDEGENEYLVGKIDINGDLTAELEVVYNGSRQEEIRELKQSTSEEIRREMEKRASQVHPNAILTEWEIEGIDDLSKPISVEIEFTVPNYAITAGDKFLAFTIPNLRYSAWGTGKPSRDWPIWFDSPYRGTHDVTIGLPKGYEVYYIPNDTSSVADSLLYSAKFKTKKGKFHFFDDYDRGRFAFPPDMYPAYQDYRRVQASVASAWIVLTKN encoded by the coding sequence ATGAGAATTTATACAACGGCTATATTGTTTTGCTTTTTAATTTTCTCGGCTTTCGCGCAGCATGTTTCCAAGCGGGATGTTATCTATACTACAGACGGCGAGGAATTTCGTGGAGAGCTTGGCGCTATCGATTCTGATAGTATAGTATTCAAGACTATCTCTGGAGAAAAAACCTTTGCGCGTTCAGAGGTTATTCGAGTGGAGCTTGCCAAGGAACGTCCGGGCGATTGGTGGCTTACCGCAGAAGAGATAGATGATCCAATTCTTAATGATGTTCTTGCAAACCTCCCGAATCCAGAGGATTATCTTGGAGCAAGCTACCTTGTTCTTCATCAATCCGATGAATACACAATAAGCCTCGATGGCACTGTCGAACATGTTTCTCGACTTATCACTCAGGCCCTCACCGAGCGCAGCAAGGATGAGATTTCGCTTTCGCACATGATTTATTTTGGTGATCTTGGTAGCGGCGAGTTCATTCACGGTAGAAGTATCGCCCCAGATGGTCGTGTGCTTCATTTGGATGAATCGGCAATCGAATCCGGTCCCGTATTCGCATATATCCCCGAATATAACCGCTTGATGCTTACTAAATGTGCATTGGGTGAGGTTGCTCCGGGAAGTATCGTCGATATTTCCCAAAAAACTGTTCAGCGGTATTCAAACTCGCTTGATGCTTTTTATTCGACTGAGTTTTTCAGTGGAGAAGAGCCAATTATATCGAGAGAGCTTGTCCTAAGAGTGGAAGCCGGTGCACAAATACATTGGGCAGATATAAACTGGCCTTCGGCTTGGCCAAAATTCGATCTTTCTGACGAGGGGCAATTCACTATATTTCGCTGGTCATTGAAAGATATTCCGCCAATAATTGCTGAATCGAATATGCCACCGGACATTAAATTCACTCCGTCTATCCTTTTATCGATAAGTAATGGTTGGGAAAAGATTGCTGCAGATTTTGCTCTCGCGCTCGATGAAGCCCTCGACAATCCCGATGAGATAAACCGAATAGCAGGTGAGCTTACGAAGAAGAAAAAAAAGCCTGCAGATAAAGCTCGATCTATTTACAACTGGGTAGTCAGTGAAATGCGTTTTATCCCCGCGCCATCGCAGCTTTATAGTTTTGCACCTAAGATGTTAAGTATTGTTCTCGAGAAGCGATATGCTAATGATCTCGATAAGACAGTGCTATTCTATTATCTCTGCAAACAGGCTGGTGTAAAAGCTGATATTGGTTTTGTTTCTAAGCACGAATCCGCTTTCGATAGAGAGGTTCCTTCACTGGGTTTTGTTCCTACACCTGTTGTGCGGCTCGATTTGGAGGGGGATGAGATTTGGGCCGAGCTTTCGAGCGAAAACATGCCCCTCGGCGTGCTGCCTAACTCGATTATGGGTGAACCGGCGATTATCTTCAGGGAAAAGGGTGTCGAGTTTATACGAGTCAATCCACCCAAAACGATCGATGAAGGCGAGAACGAATATCTTGTGGGCAAAATAGATATTAACGGCGATCTCACGGCTGAACTGGAAGTCGTATATAATGGAAGCCGGCAGGAGGAGATCAGAGAGTTAAAACAATCTACATCGGAGGAAATTCGGCGAGAGATGGAAAAGCGCGCTTCGCAGGTTCATCCAAATGCTATCCTCACGGAATGGGAAATCGAGGGTATAGACGATTTGAGTAAGCCTATTTCTGTGGAAATCGAGTTTACCGTTCCAAATTATGCCATCACGGCCGGAGACAAATTCCTTGCATTCACTATTCCTAACTTGAGATATTCTGCATGGGGAACCGGGAAGCCATCGAGAGATTGGCCAATTTGGTTCGATTCGCCATACAGGGGAACTCATGATGTTACAATCGGACTTCCCAAGGGATACGAGGTTTATTATATTCCAAATGATACTTCGAGTGTAGCAGATTCATTGCTTTATAGCGCTAAATTCAAAACTAAAAAGGGTAAGTTCCATTTCTTCGACGATTATGACCGTGGTCGCTTTGCTTTCCCTCCGGACATGTATCCAGCCTATCAGGATTATCGCAGAGTGCAGGCCTCCGTGGCTTCGGCATGGATTGTTCTAACGAAGAATTGA
- a CDS encoding peptidoglycan DD-metalloendopeptidase family protein: protein MSQQRAELHRLNREKTSLTDFLDGLYREKSLIGDLLDGLNKKESLITGELGALSDSLAKVRIRLDSAVVLQENVVRTLYMNGGSEDVAFILGGKNFGDFLRRINLFSFLAIERSRYSKEIEQNRQLVGTLVDSTKALLDSVKIIRDLRQAELDSLTHLEKRKKQTLDNIINDEAEYRNAIARMEESLKELARRLPKPVLKGDFAKSRGGIPWPSSSRKIIHPFGIIKEKRFGTTFKNAGIDIATEPEEEVFVVADGSVAQIYWLRAYGQIVIIEHGGGYFTVYGNLGHVDVAQNQKITSGSRIGKTASDGWLEGAKLHFEIRNGRQEVNPLDWLVSA, encoded by the coding sequence TTGAGTCAGCAGAGAGCGGAACTTCACAGATTAAACAGGGAAAAAACCTCTTTAACTGATTTCCTCGATGGATTATACCGTGAAAAAAGCCTAATTGGCGATCTGCTCGATGGTTTGAACAAGAAAGAGAGTTTAATCACAGGCGAATTAGGTGCGCTTTCGGATTCTCTTGCAAAGGTTCGAATTCGTTTGGATTCTGCTGTGGTACTACAGGAGAATGTTGTTCGCACACTTTATATGAATGGTGGTAGCGAGGATGTTGCTTTCATTCTCGGAGGGAAGAACTTCGGGGATTTTCTTCGTAGAATAAATCTTTTTAGCTTTCTGGCAATCGAGAGAAGCAGATATTCTAAAGAGATAGAGCAAAATAGACAGTTGGTGGGAACTCTCGTCGATTCGACGAAAGCTCTTCTGGATTCTGTTAAGATTATTAGGGATTTGCGTCAGGCCGAGCTCGATTCACTGACTCATCTCGAAAAACGCAAGAAACAGACTCTCGACAATATAATAAACGATGAGGCTGAATATAGGAATGCTATTGCGCGGATGGAGGAATCGCTGAAAGAGCTGGCCAGGAGGCTCCCAAAACCGGTTCTTAAGGGTGATTTCGCCAAATCTAGAGGCGGTATTCCATGGCCATCTTCATCCAGAAAAATAATCCATCCCTTTGGTATAATTAAGGAAAAGCGTTTTGGGACAACCTTTAAGAACGCGGGCATCGATATTGCTACCGAACCCGAGGAGGAGGTTTTCGTTGTCGCCGATGGATCTGTGGCTCAGATATATTGGCTTAGGGCTTACGGGCAAATAGTTATTATCGAGCACGGAGGTGGTTATTTTACGGTTTATGGCAATCTTGGCCATGTCGATGTTGCGCAAAATCAGAAGATCACTTCGGGATCGAGAATTGGTAAAACGGCGTCCGATGGCTGGCTCGAAGGCGCGAAGCTTCATTTCGAGATTCGCAACGGAAGACAGGAGGTGAATCCGCTTGACTGGCTCGTATCGGCCTGA